One genomic window of Betaproteobacteria bacterium includes the following:
- a CDS encoding carbon-nitrogen hydrolase family protein has protein sequence MTTDRSAPNTTATTRIAAIQMVSAVDVATNLAQAERLLEQAASQGARLAALPEFFPLMGLRDTDKVAVRERFGCGPIQEFLSATARRLGLWIIGGSVPLEADVPDKVRNSCLVYDDAGRLAARYDKIHLFGFDNGRERYVESNTIEPGTEIVVLESPFGRIGLSICYDLRFPELYRRMGSVALIVVPSAFTATTGEAHWETLLRARAVENLAYVLAPAQGGVHASGRRTHGDSMIIDPWGEILARVPTGPGIAFAELDPGRIAAVRGALPALEHRTLDPI, from the coding sequence ATGACGACCGACCGATCGGCGCCGAACACAACCGCAACCACCCGGATCGCCGCAATCCAGATGGTGTCGGCGGTCGACGTTGCGACCAATCTGGCGCAGGCCGAGCGCCTGCTCGAGCAGGCGGCGAGCCAGGGCGCCCGCCTCGCGGCCCTGCCGGAGTTCTTTCCGCTCATGGGTTTGCGCGATACCGACAAAGTTGCCGTACGGGAGCGCTTCGGTTGCGGGCCAATCCAGGAATTCCTGTCCGCGACGGCCCGGCGACTGGGGCTGTGGATCATCGGCGGCTCGGTGCCACTGGAGGCAGACGTGCCGGACAAGGTGCGCAACAGCTGCCTCGTGTACGATGACGCGGGAAGGCTGGCCGCGCGCTACGACAAGATCCACTTGTTCGGCTTCGACAACGGGCGCGAGCGCTACGTCGAGTCCAACACGATCGAGCCCGGGACGGAGATCGTCGTTCTGGAATCCCCCTTCGGCCGAATAGGTCTTTCCATCTGCTACGACTTGCGCTTTCCCGAGCTCTACCGGCGGATGGGCTCGGTGGCGCTGATCGTGGTCCCCTCGGCCTTCACCGCCACCACCGGGGAAGCGCATTGGGAGACCCTGTTGCGAGCACGGGCGGTGGAAAACCTCGCCTACGTGCTGGCGCCGGCTCAGGGCGGTGTGCATGCGAGCGGCCGTCGTACCCATGGGGACAGCATGATCATCGACCCCTGGGGCGAAATCCTGGCGCGGGTGCCTACCGGCCCGGGCATTGCGTTCGCCGAGCTCGATCCGGGGCGGATCGCCGCCGTGCGCGGCGCCCTGCCCGCTCTGGAACACCGTACACTCGACCCCATCTAA
- a CDS encoding TIGR02099 family protein: MLRRIGRLIFKLIPLWSWRVGLYATLTAMLLAGGSILGLRYWVLPNIDAYRGHLERIMSSATGQRIAIGEVRADWRGFRPQFTLLDVTVYDDAGRPGLELGRIESSLAWTTLFFLEPRFHSFRIDRPHLAIRRAADGVISIGAIELRKTEGGGGLADWVLRQPALAISGASVSWLDEQRQAPELKLEQVRLRLQNEFYRHRFGLQAVGPAGVLGAVDLRGNLSGRSVRDLQQWEGQIYLRLDDADLAAHKQWVDLPIDIARGQGALRLWVDIAAERVTAVTADVHLAAVTATLAPGLQPLELNELAGRVGWRGWRSGFEVSARQLGASAPDGESFRAADFTLRKFEAQGAKPAGGQMKANVLDLGALAHFAEHLPIDEGIRKDLARYAPRGIVSGVDASWSGAWPPAQFAVKARFEQLGVAPVGSLPGLANVSGSLEANEKRGAITLTNRDMRIDLPRTFAEPLQFDSLAGQVTWTANAGRYDIRFARLDFSNADLEGSLHGTYRIGAEGLGSADLTGNLTRADARRVAHYLPLVVGESTREWVRSAVVAGHSQDVKWRLQGNLSDFPFHGREGTFEVLAKARDGILEYATGWPRIENIAAEIHFKGNRLEVRSSAANILGTQLTRVQAVIPDLVGPYEVIEATGDAEGPSSEFMRFVNASPVADKIDHFIDGMEAQGRGQLALKLILPLRELEKSRVDGSYRFLANRLRVDNDLPPLENVDGRLNFTESTVQGQNIAAQIFGGPATIAFDTRDGAVFAAANGRATIEALRRSIESPLLQAFSGAADWRSSLQVRAKTAEFVVESSLEGVASTLPAPFAKAADEVVPVRIERRLAGAAGDTIQVSLSKTLSANIARRRDGQQFVVEQAAIGLGGVEPPAAEGPGIWLRGTLAHVDADRWRAFLAGGEASGSNKLAVMAADLKFGTLDAFDRRFNDVSVNARQADEWRLRVSAREFAGQIDWQARDQGRIVARLQRLALPAASDSAGADATDPKAQQQAADYPALDVIVDEFSYKDRALGRLELKAIPEGGDWRIEQLSLRNADSTLTADGYWQRQVPEPRTQMNLRLDIDDIGKFLARMRYPEGVRGGTATLSGTLGWNGAPQDIDFPTLAGDLAIDAKRGQFAKLDPGIGKLLSILSLQALPRRVTLDFKDVFSEGFAFDSIQGKVKIQRGIATTESFRIVGSSARVLMRGEVDLNQETQALRVRVTPSVGDSVATVTALLGGPVAGIGVYLAQKLLNDPLGQLIAYDYSVTGTWSDPNVSKIGFGRSGPG, translated from the coding sequence GTGTTACGGCGCATCGGCCGGCTGATCTTCAAGCTCATCCCGCTCTGGTCGTGGCGCGTCGGACTTTACGCAACGCTTACTGCGATGCTGCTGGCCGGCGGTTCGATCCTCGGCTTGCGCTATTGGGTGCTGCCGAACATCGATGCGTATCGAGGCCATCTCGAGCGCATCATGAGCTCGGCCACGGGCCAGCGCATCGCCATAGGGGAAGTGCGCGCCGACTGGCGCGGGTTTCGGCCGCAATTCACGCTGCTCGATGTCACCGTCTATGACGATGCGGGTAGGCCCGGGCTCGAGCTGGGCCGGATCGAGAGCTCACTTGCGTGGACAACGCTGTTCTTCCTCGAGCCCCGCTTCCATTCGTTCCGGATCGATCGGCCTCACCTCGCGATTCGCCGCGCCGCCGACGGCGTCATCTCGATCGGCGCCATCGAACTACGCAAGACCGAAGGCGGCGGGGGGCTCGCAGACTGGGTCCTGCGCCAGCCGGCGCTGGCGATATCCGGCGCCAGCGTATCGTGGCTGGACGAGCAAAGGCAGGCGCCGGAGCTCAAGCTCGAACAGGTCCGGCTGCGGCTGCAGAACGAGTTCTACCGCCACCGCTTCGGCCTGCAGGCGGTCGGGCCGGCCGGGGTGCTCGGCGCCGTGGATCTGCGAGGAAACCTCTCGGGCCGCAGCGTGCGCGACCTGCAGCAATGGGAAGGCCAGATCTATCTGCGGCTCGACGATGCGGACCTGGCCGCGCACAAACAGTGGGTCGACCTGCCGATCGACATCGCGCGCGGCCAGGGCGCGCTGCGGCTATGGGTGGATATTGCAGCCGAACGCGTAACCGCGGTGACGGCCGACGTGCACCTTGCCGCGGTAACCGCCACGTTAGCGCCGGGCCTGCAGCCGCTGGAACTGAACGAGCTTGCGGGACGTGTGGGCTGGCGCGGATGGCGCTCGGGGTTCGAAGTGTCTGCGCGCCAACTCGGCGCCTCCGCGCCGGACGGAGAAAGTTTTCGCGCCGCCGATTTCACCCTGCGCAAGTTCGAGGCGCAGGGCGCCAAGCCGGCCGGTGGCCAGATGAAGGCGAACGTGCTCGACCTCGGCGCCTTGGCGCATTTCGCCGAGCACTTGCCGATCGACGAGGGCATTCGCAAAGATCTCGCGCGCTACGCGCCGCGCGGCATCGTCTCGGGTGTCGACGCAAGCTGGAGCGGAGCGTGGCCGCCGGCGCAGTTCGCGGTCAAGGCGCGCTTCGAACAGTTGGGCGTGGCGCCGGTCGGCTCGCTGCCGGGACTTGCCAACGTATCGGGGAGCCTGGAGGCGAACGAGAAGCGAGGCGCGATCACGCTGACCAACCGCGACATGCGCATCGACCTGCCGCGCACCTTCGCCGAGCCGCTGCAGTTCGATTCGCTCGCCGGGCAGGTGACCTGGACCGCGAACGCCGGCCGCTACGATATCCGCTTCGCCCGGCTCGATTTCAGCAATGCCGATCTGGAAGGCAGCTTGCACGGCACGTATCGTATCGGGGCCGAAGGCCTGGGCAGCGCCGATCTGACGGGCAACCTCACCCGCGCCGATGCGCGTCGCGTCGCGCATTACCTTCCGCTCGTGGTCGGCGAATCCACGCGCGAGTGGGTGCGCAGCGCCGTCGTCGCGGGCCATTCGCAGGACGTGAAGTGGCGTCTGCAGGGAAACCTGTCCGATTTTCCCTTTCATGGACGCGAGGGAACGTTCGAGGTGTTGGCGAAGGCGCGCGACGGCATCCTCGAGTACGCAACCGGGTGGCCGCGGATCGAGAACATCGCAGCCGAGATCCATTTCAAGGGCAACCGCCTCGAGGTCCGCTCGTCGGCGGCCAACATCCTCGGCACGCAGTTGACGCGGGTGCAGGCCGTGATCCCCGACCTGGTCGGTCCCTACGAAGTCATCGAGGCCACGGGGGACGCGGAAGGACCCAGCAGCGAGTTCATGCGCTTCGTCAACGCGAGCCCGGTCGCCGACAAGATCGATCACTTCATCGACGGCATGGAAGCGCAAGGGCGCGGCCAGCTCGCTCTGAAGCTTATCTTGCCGCTGCGCGAGCTGGAGAAGTCCCGCGTCGATGGCAGCTACCGCTTCCTGGCCAATCGGCTGCGCGTGGACAACGACTTGCCGCCGCTCGAGAACGTCGACGGGCGGCTGAACTTCACCGAGAGCACGGTTCAGGGCCAGAACATCGCTGCGCAGATCTTCGGCGGCCCGGCGACCATCGCGTTCGATACGCGCGACGGCGCGGTGTTCGCGGCCGCGAACGGCCGAGCCACCATCGAGGCGTTGCGCAGGAGCATCGAGAGCCCGCTGCTGCAGGCATTCAGCGGCGCCGCGGACTGGCGCAGCAGCCTGCAGGTGCGCGCCAAGACTGCTGAGTTCGTCGTCGAATCGAGCCTCGAAGGCGTCGCTTCGACTTTGCCGGCGCCATTTGCCAAGGCGGCCGACGAGGTGGTGCCGGTGCGCATCGAACGCCGGCTCGCCGGCGCGGCGGGGGACACGATCCAAGTCAGCTTGAGCAAGACGCTTTCGGCCAATATCGCCCGCCGCCGCGACGGGCAACAGTTCGTGGTCGAACAGGCTGCGATCGGATTGGGCGGCGTCGAACCGCCGGCCGCAGAAGGGCCCGGCATCTGGCTGCGCGGCACGCTGGCGCACGTCGACGCCGACCGCTGGCGCGCGTTTCTGGCCGGCGGCGAAGCGTCCGGGTCGAACAAGCTAGCCGTCATGGCCGCCGATTTGAAATTCGGCACGCTGGACGCGTTCGACCGGCGTTTCAACGACGTCTCGGTGAACGCGCGCCAGGCCGATGAGTGGCGGTTGCGCGTTTCCGCGCGCGAATTCGCCGGCCAGATCGACTGGCAAGCGCGCGACCAGGGTCGGATCGTCGCACGCCTGCAGCGACTGGCGTTGCCGGCCGCATCCGACAGTGCCGGTGCGGATGCAACCGACCCCAAAGCGCAGCAGCAGGCGGCCGATTATCCGGCGCTCGACGTGATCGTGGACGAGTTCAGTTACAAAGACCGGGCGCTCGGGCGGCTGGAATTGAAAGCCATTCCCGAGGGTGGCGACTGGCGCATCGAGCAGCTCAGCCTGCGCAATGCCGATTCCACGCTCACCGCCGACGGCTATTGGCAGCGGCAGGTCCCGGAGCCGCGCACGCAAATGAACTTGCGCCTGGACATCGATGACATCGGCAAATTCCTTGCTCGCATGCGCTATCCCGAGGGCGTGCGCGGCGGCACGGCGACCTTGAGCGGTACGCTCGGCTGGAACGGCGCGCCGCAGGATATCGACTTTCCCACGCTGGCCGGCGATCTTGCGATCGATGCCAAGCGCGGACAGTTCGCCAAGCTCGATCCGGGCATCGGCAAGCTCCTTTCCATTCTGAGCCTGCAGGCCCTGCCGAGGCGGGTGACGCTGGACTTCAAGGACGTCTTCAGCGAAGGCTTTGCCTTCGATTCGATCCAGGGGAAGGTGAAGATCCAGCGTGGCATCGCGACCACCGAGAGCTTTCGCATCGTCGGTTCGTCGGCCAGGGTGCTCATGCGCGGGGAAGTGGATCTGAACCAGGAAACGCAGGCGCTGCGGGTGCGCGTCACGCCGTCGGTCGGCGATAGCGTTGCCACGGTGACCGCGCTGCTCGGCGGGCCGGTCGCCGGCATCGGCGTATACCTGGCGCAGAAGCTCCTGAACGACCCGCTCGGGCAGCTCATTGCCTACGATTACTCGGTGACCGGCACGTGGAGCGATCCGAACGTCAGCAAGATCGGCTTTGGCCGCTCGGGGCCCGGCTGA
- the aroG gene encoding 3-deoxy-7-phosphoheptulonate synthase AroG: MHPAIDDTRIREIKELLPPSHVLREFPASERTAHTTVEARQAIHRILHGADDRLLVIIGPCSIHDVRAAREYAERLEREKQRLAADLLIVMRVYFEKPRTTVGWKGLINDPDLDGSFRINEGLRTARQLLLELNELGMPAGVEYLDMITPQYIADLVAWGAIGARTTESQVHRELASGLSCPVGFKNGTDGNLKIAVDAVRTSQQPHNFLSVTKGGHSAIVSTLGNEDTHVVLRGGNGKPNFDAPSVEAACKELATAGLAQRVMIDFSHANSSKQYQRQCEVGRDVAAQVAAGDKRIFGVMIEGHLQGGRQDLVPGKELVYGLSITDGCIGWEDTVPLLDALAEGVRTRRIAGDQEE, from the coding sequence ATCCACCCTGCCATCGACGACACCCGCATTCGCGAGATCAAGGAGCTTCTTCCACCTTCGCACGTGCTGAGGGAGTTTCCTGCGTCGGAGCGTACCGCACACACCACGGTCGAAGCGCGGCAGGCGATTCATCGCATCCTCCATGGCGCGGACGACCGGCTGCTCGTGATCATCGGCCCGTGCTCGATCCACGACGTGCGTGCGGCACGCGAGTATGCCGAGCGGCTCGAGCGCGAGAAACAGCGCCTGGCAGCCGACCTGTTGATCGTGATGCGGGTTTATTTCGAGAAGCCGCGCACCACCGTGGGCTGGAAGGGGCTCATCAACGATCCCGACCTGGATGGGAGCTTCAGGATCAACGAGGGCCTGCGCACCGCGCGGCAACTGCTGCTGGAGTTGAACGAGCTGGGCATGCCGGCCGGCGTCGAATACCTCGACATGATCACGCCGCAATACATCGCCGACCTGGTCGCCTGGGGCGCGATCGGCGCCCGCACCACCGAGAGCCAGGTGCATCGCGAGCTTGCCTCGGGCCTGTCGTGCCCGGTCGGGTTCAAGAATGGCACCGACGGCAATCTCAAGATCGCGGTCGACGCGGTGCGCACCTCGCAGCAGCCGCACAACTTTCTGTCGGTCACCAAGGGCGGCCATTCCGCCATCGTTTCCACCCTGGGCAACGAGGACACGCACGTGGTCCTGCGCGGCGGCAACGGCAAACCCAACTTCGATGCGCCGAGCGTCGAAGCCGCCTGTAAGGAGCTTGCCACGGCGGGCCTCGCGCAGCGCGTGATGATCGATTTCAGCCACGCCAACAGCAGCAAGCAGTACCAGCGCCAATGCGAAGTGGGCCGCGACGTGGCCGCGCAGGTGGCGGCCGGCGACAAGCGCATTTTCGGCGTCATGATCGAGGGCCATCTGCAGGGCGGACGGCAAGATCTGGTGCCCGGCAAGGAGCTCGTGTACGGACTGAGCATCACCGACGGCTGCATCGGCTGGGAAGATACCGTGCCCCTGCTCGATGCGCTGGCCGAGGGCGTTCGCACGCGCCGCATCGCGGGCGACCAGGAAGAATAG
- a CDS encoding cyclic nucleotide-binding domain-containing protein, with protein sequence MADDAEDSLHGSSVELLSHIEHLGAGGSYAQQIFDLVGRSLFFADFERDDIGLLADYMAIYNAQPGQAIIREGDDGDFMLLVISGAVDIFKNNAQGERQLMTSVGPGMTLGEMSMIDGEPRFATCVVTDTTVFAVLTRDAMANIILEKPSLGAKILIKLVTMLSQRLRQTSARLLQTMERPATF encoded by the coding sequence ATGGCCGATGACGCCGAAGATTCCTTGCACGGCTCGAGCGTCGAGCTGCTGTCGCACATCGAGCACCTCGGCGCCGGCGGGTCGTACGCGCAGCAGATCTTCGATCTGGTGGGGCGCTCGCTCTTCTTCGCCGACTTCGAGCGCGACGACATCGGTTTGCTCGCCGACTACATGGCGATCTACAACGCGCAACCGGGTCAGGCCATCATTCGCGAAGGCGACGATGGCGATTTCATGCTGCTCGTCATTTCCGGGGCGGTGGACATCTTCAAGAACAACGCGCAGGGCGAGCGCCAGCTGATGACGAGCGTCGGGCCCGGCATGACGCTGGGCGAGATGTCCATGATCGACGGGGAGCCGCGTTTCGCCACCTGTGTCGTCACCGATACCACGGTGTTCGCGGTGCTCACGCGCGATGCCATGGCGAACATCATCCTGGAAAAGCCGAGCCTCGGGGCGAAGATTCTCATCAAGCTGGTCACCATGCTGTCGCAGCGCCTGCGTCAGACCAGCGCCCGGCTGCTGCAGACGATGGAGCGTCCGGCTACGTTCTAA
- the tldD gene encoding metalloprotease TldD: MSIQSEPALRLAENLFATADQCLLAPYALDIGKLQSVFGDIMTHSVDYADLYFQYSRSEGWSLEEGIVKSGSFAIDQGVGVRAVSGEKTAFAYSDDISLDALHSAALATRAIARQGSGGAVQVATRGKGRSLYEPRDPLTSLDDAAKVALLERIERYARSLDPRVTQVMAHLGGEYEVVLVTRHDGMMVADVRPLVRMSVQVIAEQDARREQGSSGGGGRFDYSYFTDAVIEDYARKAVHQAVTNLAARPAPAGTMTVVLGPGWPGVLLHEAVGHGLEGDFNRKGSSAFSGRIGERVAAPGVTVVDDGTLEKRRGSLNVDDEGNPTQRNVLIEDGVLRAYLQDSLNARLMNVPVTGNGRRESYAHIPMPRMTNTYMLNGSHDPQEILASVKNGLYAVNFGGGQVDITSGKFVFSAAEAYLIEDGKVTQPVKGATLIGNGPDVLTRVSMIGNDMALDSGVGTCGKEGQSVPVGVGQPTLRVDGLTVGGTG, encoded by the coding sequence ATGTCCATCCAGAGCGAGCCTGCCCTGCGGCTGGCGGAAAACCTGTTCGCGACCGCGGATCAGTGCCTGCTGGCCCCCTACGCGCTCGACATCGGCAAATTGCAGAGCGTTTTCGGCGACATCATGACGCACTCGGTTGACTATGCCGACCTGTATTTCCAGTACAGCCGCTCCGAGGGCTGGAGCCTGGAGGAGGGCATCGTCAAGTCCGGCAGCTTCGCGATCGACCAGGGTGTGGGTGTGCGCGCGGTGAGCGGGGAAAAGACCGCGTTCGCCTATTCGGACGATATCAGCCTCGATGCATTGCACTCCGCGGCCTTGGCGACGCGAGCGATCGCCCGTCAGGGCAGCGGCGGTGCGGTCCAGGTCGCAACGCGCGGCAAGGGCCGCAGTCTCTACGAGCCGCGTGATCCGCTGACGAGCCTGGACGACGCGGCCAAGGTCGCGCTGCTGGAGCGCATCGAGCGCTATGCGCGCTCGCTCGATCCGCGTGTGACGCAAGTGATGGCCCATCTGGGCGGCGAATACGAAGTCGTCCTGGTCACCCGCCACGACGGCATGATGGTGGCCGACGTGCGTCCGCTGGTGCGCATGTCGGTGCAGGTGATCGCCGAGCAGGACGCTCGCCGCGAGCAGGGCTCCTCGGGTGGCGGCGGGCGCTTCGACTACAGCTATTTCACGGATGCGGTGATCGAGGACTATGCGCGCAAGGCGGTGCACCAGGCGGTGACGAACCTCGCGGCGCGGCCGGCGCCGGCCGGCACCATGACGGTGGTGCTGGGGCCCGGCTGGCCGGGCGTGCTGCTGCACGAGGCGGTGGGGCACGGGCTCGAAGGCGACTTCAACCGCAAGGGCAGCTCGGCGTTCTCCGGTCGCATCGGCGAGCGGGTCGCCGCACCCGGCGTCACGGTGGTCGACGACGGCACGCTGGAAAAACGGCGCGGCTCGCTCAACGTCGACGACGAGGGCAATCCCACCCAGCGCAACGTTCTGATCGAGGACGGAGTGCTGAGGGCGTATCTGCAGGATTCACTCAACGCGCGCCTCATGAACGTTCCTGTTACGGGCAACGGCCGGCGCGAGTCGTATGCGCATATCCCGATGCCGCGCATGACGAATACGTACATGCTCAACGGCAGCCACGATCCGCAGGAGATTCTCGCCTCGGTCAAGAACGGGCTGTACGCGGTCAACTTTGGCGGCGGCCAGGTCGACATCACCAGCGGCAAGTTCGTGTTCTCGGCCGCCGAGGCATACCTGATCGAGGACGGCAAGGTCACCCAGCCCGTCAAGGGCGCCACCTTGATCGGCAACGGTCCGGACGTGCTCACACGCGTATCCATGATCGGCAACGACATGGCGCTCGACTCCGGCGTGGGCACGTGCGGCAAGGAAGGGCAAAGCGTGCCGGTGGGCGTGGGCCAGCCGACCCTGCGGGTGGACGGGCTCACCGTCGGCGGCACCGGCTGA